The genomic stretch TCAACAGCATGGCTTTGGGCCGCACATCAGGCTGGGCGTTCTTTTCTGTATAGGCGGCAATGGCCTGGATCTCGGCTTCGGAGAGGGCCGTCTCCACAGGAGCAATTTGAATGGACAGCAGGATATTCCTGGCCCTTTGAACAATGGGTTCCCGCTCGGGGTGGTCCAGCAGCCAGTTGTCCCAGAAAGCGGCCTGTTCGCTCTCCTGGTCCAGCACCCACTCTATAAAGCTGGTATCGCTGAGGAAATCTTCGATTTGGTAATATTCGTATTGGTTCATTGAATTCATGCTGTTAGTAGCAGCTGGGTTGTGTAAATATAAGATACCGGCTCCTGTCCAAATTACCCTTCCGGGGACAATTATTTAAATACAGGGCCGGATAATGGACCTGTTCACTGCAGTTTGCCGCAGAGCAGGGTAAGCAGGACCAGTACGCCCCATTGCTGCCGGATGCTGTTATAGGCTTTTTGCAGCAGGTTGTGCACAGACTGCCTGCTCAGTCCCATTACCTGGGCAATAGCTTCAAAATCAAGATTTTCGTAGAAGCGAAGGTAGATGATCTCCCGCTGGCGGGGGGGCAGCTGCTGCAGTACGTTCTTAACTTTGCTGGCCAGTTCCAGGTCCTGGATATCGCCAATTATTTTTTCTTCAATGCTGAACTCCAGCAGAAAGCCGGGGTGGCTATCGAGATCCTGGTTCCTGACCCATTTGGTCTGCTCGCGGAGGATCCTGTTGCGCAGGGCTTTGAACAGGTACCATTTTACCGAGTGGGGTGTACTGATCTTCGACCGCTTATTCCATAGTTCCAGGAAAAGCTCCTGGATGCAATCCTTTACAATATTGCGCTCCTGGCAGAAGCGGTATCCGAAATTGAACAGCGGGCTGGAATACTTTTGAATGAGGTGGTTATATGAGGCCATATCATCCCGTTGAAAGCGGGCCCAGAGCCCTGCATCTTCAACCCTGTTATGTTCCTGGATGTTGGTCATATACGTTTTCGGCAATCGTTAATAATTAGCCTGAACAGTAAACAGCTATCCGGAAATGCCTGGATAAAGGTCAGTTTGATTCCCGTTGCGGTAGTGTTCAGGAGTCTGCATTATTTGCGCAGTTGAGCGGCTAAGTTAACAATAAAACAGGATGGCAAAGGCTGCCTATTTTCGAAAACGTTTGCGTAGAAATATTTTGTTTTCCGGAACCAATATCCTGCCCATTGCGGGTTTGGGGTGTGGATGGTAACAAGCATATTGTCAGTGGGTTGCAAGCCTGTTGTGGAGGTTTGCGCATGGCTCTTCCTCCTGTTATCCTTTTCCCTGTACATTGATATCGCTGTTATCGATCTTTTTCCTTTCCTTCTGCTGTTTCCGGCTGCTGCCGAATTCCCAGCTCAGGGTCAGCTTTACCGCGCGGTTATAATAGCGATTGGCCACGGAGGAGATGAAGGCCGGGCGCAACTTATCGTCCGTTTGCTCCACATAGGGGGAGAACAGGTTGACGGCCGCCAGTGTAATGGTCATCCTGGATCCGCTGATCTCTTTCTTTCCTGCAAAACTGTAGTAATACCTGCGGCCCAGCGTGCCCAGCAATGTCACCTGCCGGGTAGTGTATTCGCCAAAGGCCTGGACGGAGAACCGGCGGGGCAGTTTATACGTGCTGTTGAGATTCATGGTAGCGCCCCAGCCTGAGCGGAAGATGGTCAGGGCGGTGCTGCTATAGTCAAAGTAGTCAATATTCAGGTTGCCGTTGGCAGTCCATTTTTCAGATAGATTGGCCGTGGCTGAACTGTTCAGACCAAACTGTTTGTTGCCGGCCAGGTTCTGTTTGCTGGTCAGTGAAACCCCTTCGGCATTGGTTTCCATGAATTCAATAATGGCATTGTCCGTTTGTTTCCAGAACAGGGCGGTATTCAGGAAGAAGCTGCGGCCGCTGTTCAGGCCATAGGCCAGTTCGGCCTGGTGGGAGATCTCCGGCTGCAGTTCCGGGTTGCCGGATTCAATATTCTTCGGGTCGCTGGCATCGGCATTGGGATTCAGGTCCCAGATATAGGGCCGGGTCAGGCGTTTGGTATAGCTGATGGTAAGGGTATGGCCCTCGCCCAGTTTTTTGGACAGGGTGGCGGTGGGGACCAGGTTGAGGAAATGATTGTTGAAGGCGGTCCCGCTCACCAGCATATTGCCTTTGATGGCCGTGGCTTCCAGCCTGCTGCCGCCTTCAAAGAACCAGTTATCGGGCAGGTTCAGGCGGAGCATGGCGTAACCGGCCATTACATCCTGGCTATACTTAAAATGATCGGAGCGATCCGCCTGCGGGTTAAGCTGGTTGACATCGGCAGGATCGCTGGCGGATACGTCATAACGGTTACCAACATTTCTAAATATAAGTTTACCTCCTGTTTCCAGCAGGACGCTGCCCTTTGTATTGAGCGGATGGGTATAATCGGCCTGGGCGGTCCATTCCCGGTTGCGGGTATGGCTGTTGTTGATCTCCCGGTACAGCAGCTCTTTGCCGGTACTGGTTTGCCGGGCGTCATAATCGGACAGGTCCCGGGAAGGAGAGCCCTGTACCAGCAGGGTGAGCTGTTGGGCGGTCTTTTTGAAGCGTTTGGTATAACCGAGGTTGATATCAGCGCCCAGGTAATTATTGCGGTTGTCGATATCCTGGAAGTATTGCTCTGCAACCTGATCATTGGGCAGGCGAAGGATAGCACTGGTCCTGCTGTCATGCGGCCAGTTGCCCATCCAGGCATTGACGCCCAGGCTCAGTTCACTGGATGCATTGAGGGTATAGTCAATGGCCAGGTCGGCAGAGCCATGCGGCGCTGCATTGTCCCTTTCAATGTTTTGCCGGAGTCGGTTGGTGGCAGCGCCATTGATCAGTGTGGTGCGGTCAATGCTGTTGGCCGATCTCTGCCGCAGGCGGTGCAGGTGTCCGGCAAAATGGATATGCCATTTTTCATTGGAGTAGGAGAGGCGCGGATTGAATACCTGCTCCAGGTTGCTGGCGCTGGCTTCCAGGGTACCGCTCAGGTCGCTGTTGCCTTTGCGGGTGATAATATTGATAACCCCGGCGGCGCCTTCTGCATCATACCTGGCGGAGGGGGTGGTAATGATCTCAATGGATTTGATCATATCAGCAGGCATCATATTGAGCGCATCGGCGGCACTGCGGGCCATCTGCCCGGAATATTTCCCGTTGATGAGGATCTTGAGATTGGAGCTGCCCCGCATGCTGACATTGCCCTGGGCGTCCACGCTCAGGATGGGCGCTTTGCGCAGGACATCAGCAGCAGTGCCGCCTTTATTGGTGATATCCATCTCTGCATTGTAGACCAGCATGCCCGGTTTCTGCTGTACCAGTCTTCTGCGGGCAGTGACGCTAACGGCCTGCAACTGTTCTTCACCAGGCTGCAGCAGCAGGATGCCCAGGTCGGCGGGAAACCGGTGGATAGTACGTGTAAGGGTGATAGTGCTGAAGCCAACAGAGCTGATCTCGAAGTGGTAGGTCCCGGTCCGGGGAAGGGCTGTTTTAAAGCTGCCGTTTTCCAGTGAATAGGTGGATGCAATAGTATTGCTGGCGGAGTCAAGGATGCTGATAGTGGCATAGGCAATAGACCTGGCGGAAATAGAATCCCGGATGATACCTGTTACCACGAAAGAAGTATTGGCCTGCTGTGCCGCTATATTACCTGTCCAGCCTGCAATGATCAATAACAGGCATACCATTCTTCTTAGCTCCATGTCTGCAAATATTTTTAGGCGCAAAGGGTTATAATAAGATAGTGCCAGTCGCGGAGCGGAGTTCGACTGAACCCTGCTCCGGCTGGGCTTTTAATTGGTCCGCAAACTTAGAGCAGCTGTATAGCTTAATCCAACTGCATGAGGAAAAGCAATTTATTAAATGCGGAAAAAAGTAAAGTGTGGTGAGCAAAACCGGTATAGCGGGCGGGTTAACAACTGCATATTCTTTTTCTATACTGATCATAGACTATTGTCAATGCAGGGCCATGACCGCCCATAAAGCGCCTGCCGAGATCAGGATCCAGAGCAGCGCACCCTGTACAACCGGTCTGAATCCTACGGAAGACAATACTTTCCTGGACAGGCCGGAGCCTATCAGGAAAAGTGTGACGGTCAGCCCGGCCCGGGATAGCTGTACCAGGTGGTCGGCTATGCTATGGATCACGGGGATATAACTGTTCAGGAGGATAGCCACTACAAACAGGCCGATGAAGTAAGGGAGTTTGATCCTGCTCCTGGCGCCGGGGGTATGGCGGGCATTGGCATTTGCAGCATCGCCGGCCTTGAAAACGAGGGCGCTGCCGAAAGCGATGGGGATGATCCACAAAGCCCTGGTGAGTTTGACGGTGCTGGCAACCTGCAGGGCCTCCTTTCCATATTTACTGGCGGCGCCTACCACGGAGCTGGTATCCTGTATGGCAATAGCGCTCCAGATCCCAAACTGCCATTGTGATAGCTGCAGGGCCTGCCCTATCAGCGGAAATAAAAACAGGGCGAGCGCGTTCAAAATAAAAATGGTGCCCAGGGCCACACTGATCTGTTTTTCTTCTGCTTTAATGACGGGCGATAAGGCGGCAATAGCGCTGCCGCCACAGATAGCGGTACCTGCTGCAATCAGGTAAGCAGTGATCTTTTCTACTTTCAGTATTTTCCCCAGGAGATAGCCGAGGAACAGCGTGCCGAAGATGGAAACGATGGTGATAGCAAAGCCTGCTTTACCGGCCTGCAGGGCCGTTTCTATATGTATGCCAAAACCCAGGCCAACTACCGATACCTGCAACAGGATATGCGTGGCTTTGTGGTTCAGCGCCAGGAAGGGATGGCCGATGAATTGCGCCACCAGTATGCCCAGCAGCAGGGCCAGCGGTGCGGAGACAAGGCCCGACAGGCATACAAGCAGCATGGTTATAAAAATGATCTCCCGGAAGGTCAGCTGTCTGCTGAGGAATTGTTTGAACCTTGTTGAAAATTGCGCCTTATTATCCATGGTGCCAGACTATTGTTCTGCTGCAAAGATGGATAAGAGGAAGGGCCCGGAGAAATAGCTATTTACGATCCCTTATAACTTAAAGTTATCAGCCGACAGGTGCCTGAGGAATATTTCCTGTAAATAGTGCGCATCGCCCTGCTGGGTGATAAAATAAAAATGGCGTTGTATGTCCAGTCCTTTCACATCAATGATCTTCAGCTCGCCGGCCCTGAGTTCTTTGAGGATGGAATGAACAGAGAGAAAGGCTACTGAGTGAGAATTGAGGAGATAGGATTTGATACTCTCAATACTTTCCAGCTCCATGTCTTTTTTAAGCTGTGCAAATGGAAGACCTGCTTTTTTCAGGGCGGCAATAATGACTTCGAGCGAACCGGAGCCGGCTTCCCTGACGAGCATGGGCAGCTTTTTCAGTTCCGCCAGGGAGATGCTGGATTTTTTGACCAGGGGATTATTGGTACTGGCGCAGAGGACCAGCTCGTCTTTGATAAGAGATGTATATTTCAGGTGCTGGCGCCTGGACTGGCCTTCTACAATGCCCAGGTCTATCTTGTTTTCCGCCAGCATATTTTCAATGATCTCGGTATTGTGTGCTATGAGCTGGATACTGACATCGGGGAAACGCTGTTTGAAAGAAGCCAGGTATGGGGGGAGATAATATTGCGCTACGGTAGTGCTGGCGCCTATTTTCAGCGACCCCTTGACGTTTTTGGAGAGGGCGGCCAGGTTGAACTCAATTTTCCGGTAGATATTGAGCAGCTCTTCCGTATGTTTCAGCAGGAGTGAACCTGCATTTGTTAAGCTGATCCTGGTGCCGTTGCGTTCAAAGAGTTTGGTCTGGTAAAAAACTTCTATCTCGTGGATATGCTTGCTGACGGCCGGTTGGGTAATAAATAGCTCTGCTGCCGCTTTGGTGAAATTGAGCCGCCGGGCTACCACGTAAAAAACTTTGAGTCTGAAATCGAACATGCGATAGGGTTTTACCGGTGCTAAGGTACAGGGATAAAACAGTGGTATGCTGCTAATTTTTATTCTTCTGAATTTTTATTATAGTTTGCAACGGCGAAAACCAGTTTGGCAACCACCCACACATACCGCGAACCTGACCTGCTGCTGCGTATTGCAGCAGGAGAAGAGACTGCTATGAAGACCTTTTTCGGGCTTTACTTCTCCAGGCTCTATTATTTTGCCTATAAACTGATAGCCGATGAGTCAGAGGCGGAAGATATAGCGCAGGAAGCGCTGCTGCAATTCTGGAACCGGAAGACGCAGTTCAGGTATCAGCAGCTCAGCGAGGCGGAAGCCTTCCTGTTTACGGTGGCCCGTAACAGGTGTTACAACTATAGCAGGGACAGGAACAGCCAGGCGCAGAAACTGGCCGGCCTGGGCGCCACCCAGGAGATCACAGAGCATTCCCTGGAACTGGCCATTATCCGGGAGGATATCTTTAACCGTATTTATGAGGAGATCCAGCAATTGCCGTCTGCCCAGGTACAGATTCTGACCATGATCTTCATTGAAAACCTGGAAACAGCTGAAATTGCTGAGCGACTGCATATTACGCCTAATAATGTACGTAATCAGAAGGCCCGCGCCCTGGAAAAACTGAAGACTGTCCTCATCCGGAAGCGACTGCTGATCCAGTTTTTTTTATTTTTTCATTAATTTTTGTGATGTTTCAACCTGCTGGCGTGTTTACTTCAGGGAAGCAGCAGTAAACAGGCCGCTTTTTGAGTGATTGTATGGAAAATAACCATGTGCCCATAGCAGCTATTATCTATAAGCAACTGAAGGAAGAAACGCTTTCAGCGGAGGAGCAGGCATTGCTGGATGAATGGATAGCCCGGTCCCCGGAGAACGAACAGCTGCTGACCCGGCTGAGAGACGGGAAGGAATGGGCCGGTTACCTGTCCGTCCGTGTTGATGCGGCAAAAGAAGCAAAGGCCTATGAACGGTTTGCAGCGCTGGTAAAGGCCGGGGCTGACCAACCTGCCGTAGCAGCGGTGATCACTCCGGTGCATCGGGTCCACTTCATGCGCAGGTGGGGCTGGGCTGTGGCCTGTATGTTGTTGTTATCTGGCGGCCTGGCCTATTATTTCCTGGGGATCGGCGAAAGCAGGCCTCCGGCCAATCCCACCGCTGCCACAGTCCCCGATATCCAGCCTGGTAAGAACGGTGCTATCCTGGTCCTGGCAGACGGGTCCAGGGTGTTGCTGGATTCCATCCGGAACGGCTTCATTGCCTTACAGGGAGGCGCCAGGGCTAAAGTGGTCAATGGAACGCTCTTATATGAGGTGCAGGGCCCTGACCAGGAACTGTTGTATAATACCATGTCAACACCCAAGGGCCGGCAATTTCAGGTGACCCTTCCTGATGGAACAGGGGTCTGGCTGAATGCCGCCAGCTCCATCCGCTATCCCACCGCCTTCGTAGGTAATGAAAGAAGGGTGGAAGTGACGGGAGAGGTCTATTTTGAAGTGAAAAAGGATTTCAGGCCCTTTATTGTAGCTGTTGACAACCGGGCGGAGATCACGGTACTGGGTACCAGCTTTAATATCAACAGCTATACCAATGAGACCAGTATAAAAGCTACCCTGCTGCAGGGAGCGGTACAGGTAAGCAAAGGCGGGCAGCAGATTGTGCTCAGACCCGGAGAACAGGCTGATGTGCAACAAAATATCCGGGTGGCCAAAGCGGTTGACCTGGACAAGGTAATGGCCTGGAAGGCGGGACTGTTCAATTTTGAAGATGTTTCCCTGGAAGCCGCCATGCGGCAGCTGGAACGCTGGTACGATATAACCGTCATTTACGAAAAAGGGGTACCCAAAATAGAACTGGAAGGAGAAATGTCAAAAGACATTACCCTGAATGGTCTGATGAATGTATTGAAAGAATTGGGGGTACATTACAGGCTTGAAGACAGGAAGCTGTTCATAGTTCCCTGAGCCATTTAAACTTATTCCACCTTATCATAGCAATTGAAAATTCAGGGCAGCCGGTCGTAACGCTGCCAGCAGGTACTTACTGCCTGAAGCTTCGCCATATGAATGTGTATGGTATTGTCCGGACCGGTGTATGAGAACGGTCTGTTTCCATAAACAGGGATGGCCATAAAAAACCGGAAGTGTTGGAACCACTCCCGGCGAATTGTATGGCCGATCCAAATGACGTCTAACCATTTTTTTCAACCAAAACTTACCCAAAGGTATGCGAAAATTTCCTTTTGGGTTCTGCCATGCCCTGCCTGCATGCAGGCAAGCATGGAGTAGAACAATTACCAAAACACTGCTGGTTATGAAACTGACCATTTTATTGATGACTGTCGCCTTGCTATCGGCCCGGGCCGAAGGATGGGGGCAGACGATCACCCTGTCGGGGAAAGACCTTTCCCTGAAGGAGGTTTTCACTGCGATCAAAAAACAAACGGGTTATGTGACCCTGCACAACAAGGAACTGCTCTCCACTG from Candidatus Pseudobacter hemicellulosilyticus encodes the following:
- a CDS encoding sigma-70 family RNA polymerase sigma factor, which produces MTNIQEHNRVEDAGLWARFQRDDMASYNHLIQKYSSPLFNFGYRFCQERNIVKDCIQELFLELWNKRSKISTPHSVKWYLFKALRNRILREQTKWVRNQDLDSHPGFLLEFSIEEKIIGDIQDLELASKVKNVLQQLPPRQREIIYLRFYENLDFEAIAQVMGLSRQSVHNLLQKAYNSIRQQWGVLVLLTLLCGKLQ
- a CDS encoding TonB-dependent receptor, which produces MELRRMVCLLLIIAGWTGNIAAQQANTSFVVTGIIRDSISARSIAYATISILDSASNTIASTYSLENGSFKTALPRTGTYHFEISSVGFSTITLTRTIHRFPADLGILLLQPGEEQLQAVSVTARRRLVQQKPGMLVYNAEMDITNKGGTAADVLRKAPILSVDAQGNVSMRGSSNLKILINGKYSGQMARSAADALNMMPADMIKSIEIITTPSARYDAEGAAGVINIITRKGNSDLSGTLEASASNLEQVFNPRLSYSNEKWHIHFAGHLHRLRQRSANSIDRTTLINGAATNRLRQNIERDNAAPHGSADLAIDYTLNASSELSLGVNAWMGNWPHDSRTSAILRLPNDQVAEQYFQDIDNRNNYLGADINLGYTKRFKKTAQQLTLLVQGSPSRDLSDYDARQTSTGKELLYREINNSHTRNREWTAQADYTHPLNTKGSVLLETGGKLIFRNVGNRYDVSASDPADVNQLNPQADRSDHFKYSQDVMAGYAMLRLNLPDNWFFEGGSRLEATAIKGNMLVSGTAFNNHFLNLVPTATLSKKLGEGHTLTISYTKRLTRPYIWDLNPNADASDPKNIESGNPELQPEISHQAELAYGLNSGRSFFLNTALFWKQTDNAIIEFMETNAEGVSLTSKQNLAGNKQFGLNSSATANLSEKWTANGNLNIDYFDYSSTALTIFRSGWGATMNLNSTYKLPRRFSVQAFGEYTTRQVTLLGTLGRRYYYSFAGKKEISGSRMTITLAAVNLFSPYVEQTDDKLRPAFISSVANRYYNRAVKLTLSWEFGSSRKQQKERKKIDNSDINVQGKG
- a CDS encoding putative sulfate exporter family transporter encodes the protein MDNKAQFSTRFKQFLSRQLTFREIIFITMLLVCLSGLVSAPLALLLGILVAQFIGHPFLALNHKATHILLQVSVVGLGFGIHIETALQAGKAGFAITIVSIFGTLFLGYLLGKILKVEKITAYLIAAGTAICGGSAIAALSPVIKAEEKQISVALGTIFILNALALFLFPLIGQALQLSQWQFGIWSAIAIQDTSSVVGAASKYGKEALQVASTVKLTRALWIIPIAFGSALVFKAGDAANANARHTPGARSRIKLPYFIGLFVVAILLNSYIPVIHSIADHLVQLSRAGLTVTLFLIGSGLSRKVLSSVGFRPVVQGALLWILISAGALWAVMALH
- a CDS encoding LysR family transcriptional regulator, whose translation is MFDFRLKVFYVVARRLNFTKAAAELFITQPAVSKHIHEIEVFYQTKLFERNGTRISLTNAGSLLLKHTEELLNIYRKIEFNLAALSKNVKGSLKIGASTTVAQYYLPPYLASFKQRFPDVSIQLIAHNTEIIENMLAENKIDLGIVEGQSRRQHLKYTSLIKDELVLCASTNNPLVKKSSISLAELKKLPMLVREAGSGSLEVIIAALKKAGLPFAQLKKDMELESIESIKSYLLNSHSVAFLSVHSILKELRAGELKIIDVKGLDIQRHFYFITQQGDAHYLQEIFLRHLSADNFKL
- a CDS encoding sigma-70 family RNA polymerase sigma factor, translated to MATTHTYREPDLLLRIAAGEETAMKTFFGLYFSRLYYFAYKLIADESEAEDIAQEALLQFWNRKTQFRYQQLSEAEAFLFTVARNRCYNYSRDRNSQAQKLAGLGATQEITEHSLELAIIREDIFNRIYEEIQQLPSAQVQILTMIFIENLETAEIAERLHITPNNVRNQKARALEKLKTVLIRKRLLIQFFLFFH
- a CDS encoding FecR domain-containing protein; protein product: MSDCMENNHVPIAAIIYKQLKEETLSAEEQALLDEWIARSPENEQLLTRLRDGKEWAGYLSVRVDAAKEAKAYERFAALVKAGADQPAVAAVITPVHRVHFMRRWGWAVACMLLLSGGLAYYFLGIGESRPPANPTAATVPDIQPGKNGAILVLADGSRVLLDSIRNGFIALQGGARAKVVNGTLLYEVQGPDQELLYNTMSTPKGRQFQVTLPDGTGVWLNAASSIRYPTAFVGNERRVEVTGEVYFEVKKDFRPFIVAVDNRAEITVLGTSFNINSYTNETSIKATLLQGAVQVSKGGQQIVLRPGEQADVQQNIRVAKAVDLDKVMAWKAGLFNFEDVSLEAAMRQLERWYDITVIYEKGVPKIELEGEMSKDITLNGLMNVLKELGVHYRLEDRKLFIVP